One genomic window of Malaciobacter molluscorum LMG 25693 includes the following:
- a CDS encoding OprD family outer membrane porin, translating to MKKVTKKSLITILALATVSTYSFGSDTLVEAFSNGKVKGELKSYYFDENYDSATSSDNNVWVNGALLNYVTDSLKGFKLGATFQTSHVGSIDDSANKQATKMDASGSVLSEAYLEYKISNTKFKLGRQFISLPLIKGSGSRMIKESFEGYFITNTDIPHTLISLGKVTKYQTRTDSVTRGKNAATFTNDDINNGDVGGFNKIGTHGAISLYLKNDFLKNLPIQIHYVDFIDEVKDLYIDAKYKFGSDYKPFVAVQYYNSNYDESSRNDSSMFGYKIGATLFGIDFHTSYTTTDNKGNVIRGIGEAATASFTSSTSTTGNYTAGTDSWQIGAKKKFGNFSAKLTYTNSDAILEKNDLEQKYIGLKYKFKGAFKNLALSTEYTIFDYGKGSESKDKNELRAKLIYSF from the coding sequence ATGAAAAAGGTAACAAAAAAAAGTCTAATAACAATACTTGCATTAGCAACAGTTTCTACATATTCTTTTGGGAGTGATACTTTAGTAGAAGCTTTTTCAAATGGTAAAGTAAAAGGAGAATTAAAATCATATTATTTTGATGAAAATTATGATTCTGCAACTTCATCGGATAATAATGTTTGGGTAAATGGTGCTTTATTAAACTATGTAACAGATAGTTTAAAAGGTTTTAAATTAGGTGCAACATTTCAAACTTCTCATGTTGGAAGTATTGATGATAGTGCAAATAAGCAAGCAACAAAGATGGATGCATCAGGTTCAGTTCTATCTGAAGCATATTTAGAATATAAAATTAGTAATACAAAATTTAAACTTGGTAGACAGTTTATCTCTCTTCCTTTAATTAAAGGATCAGGTTCTAGAATGATTAAAGAGTCTTTTGAAGGTTATTTTATAACAAATACTGATATTCCTCATACTCTTATTTCATTAGGAAAAGTTACAAAATACCAAACAAGAACAGATAGCGTTACACGTGGAAAGAATGCAGCTACTTTTACAAATGATGATATAAATAATGGAGATGTTGGTGGATTTAACAAGATTGGAACACACGGTGCTATTTCATTATATTTAAAAAATGATTTTTTAAAAAATTTGCCAATTCAGATACATTATGTTGATTTTATTGATGAAGTAAAAGATTTATATATTGATGCAAAATATAAATTTGGAAGTGATTATAAGCCATTTGTTGCAGTTCAGTACTACAATTCAAATTATGATGAATCATCTAGAAATGATAGTTCGATGTTTGGTTATAAAATAGGAGCAACACTATTTGGTATTGATTTTCATACTTCTTATACTACAACTGATAATAAAGGCAATGTAATTAGAGGTATTGGTGAAGCAGCTACTGCATCATTTACATCTTCAACATCAACTACAGGTAATTATACAGCAGGAACTGATTCTTGGCAAATAGGAGCAAAAAAGAAGTTTGGTAATTTTTCTGCGAAGTTAACTTATACAAATAGTGATGCAATATTAGAAAAAAATGATTTAGAACAAAAATATATTGGATTAAAATACAAATTTAAAGGGGCATTTAAAAATTTAGCTTTATCAACTGAATATACAATATTTGATTATGGAAAAGGAAGTGAATCTAAAGATAAAAATGAATTAAGAGCAAAACTAATTTATTCTTTCTAA
- a CDS encoding LysR family transcriptional regulator has product MKITIDDLEAFIFVADFESFNLAANELGITQPALSRRIKKLEDSLGAKLLDRTTRKISVSIVGEEFIIEARRMIEEFNKSIDDVQELIKTRTGSISLTSNMSIANSILPDIVYDFKNANPNIRLRIAQDSSPEAIKKVLRRECEFAIAQFSQDDPNIEFEPLINDSFVMICNKKHPLAKKKKIKWEDFESYNFIKLSSNSRTMNILRNELSEKIDYLKGDIEVEQFAALIGLVEKNLGVSAIPSLAKFKRPEIDIITRPIDNPTVSRMLGIITYKGRSLSPASKAFCTLIKEKIKKLTK; this is encoded by the coding sequence ATGAAAATAACAATTGATGACTTAGAAGCATTTATTTTTGTTGCAGATTTTGAAAGTTTTAATTTAGCAGCCAATGAACTTGGTATTACTCAACCAGCTCTATCAAGAAGAATAAAAAAGCTTGAAGATTCTTTGGGTGCAAAACTGTTAGATAGAACGACAAGAAAAATAAGTGTAAGCATTGTAGGAGAAGAGTTTATTATAGAAGCTAGAAGAATGATTGAAGAGTTTAATAAATCTATTGATGATGTTCAGGAATTGATAAAAACAAGAACAGGTTCAATTTCATTGACATCAAATATGAGTATTGCTAACTCTATATTACCTGATATTGTTTATGATTTTAAAAATGCAAATCCAAATATTCGTTTAAGAATAGCTCAAGACTCTAGTCCTGAAGCAATTAAAAAAGTTTTAAGACGTGAATGTGAATTTGCTATTGCACAGTTTAGTCAAGATGATCCAAATATAGAGTTTGAACCACTAATAAATGATAGTTTTGTAATGATTTGTAATAAAAAACATCCTTTAGCAAAAAAGAAAAAAATAAAATGGGAAGATTTTGAATCATATAATTTTATAAAATTAAGTTCAAATAGTAGAACAATGAATATATTAAGAAATGAATTATCTGAAAAAATTGACTATTTAAAAGGGGATATTGAAGTTGAACAATTTGCTGCTTTAATAGGTTTAGTAGAGAAGAACTTAGGGGTTTCTGCAATACCTTCTTTAGCTAAATTTAAAAGACCTGAAATTGATATTATTACACGTCCTATTGATAATCCAACTGTAAGTAGAATGCTTGGTATTATTACTTATAAAGGTCGTTCATTATCTCCTGCAAGTAAAGCTTTTTGTACTTTAATAAAAGAAAAAATAAAAAAACTAACTAAATAA
- the tcuA gene encoding FAD-dependent tricarballylate dehydrogenase TcuA, producing the protein MKKVIVIGGGNAALCAAITAAQNGAKVTILESAPKELRGGNSQHTRNMRTYHPEPTKTLVENYPFEEYYEDLLKVTKGETNQELATLAIKNSVDLYHWMESLGINFQPSLKGTLSLSRTNAFFLGGGKTLVNREYQIANDLGVEVLYEHEVLNVKLNNNIVEYLEVKLPNSQIKKFKADAYIAASGGFESNRDWLRQAWGEQSKNYLIRGTKFNQGKVLKSLLTQGVKKVGKEEQGHAVAVDGRAPLYDGGIVTRLDCVPFGIVLNEKGNRFYDEGEDFWPKRYAIWGRLVASQPNQVGHVIIDSKSFDLFMPSVFEPTKADTLEELAKKLNLPVEQVTKTINEFNAAVVDGEFDLTKLDNCKTEGLEVNKTHWARRIDTPPYYGYTLRPGVTFTYLGVKIDKDARVYMEDGKPMTNLFATGEMVAGNILSQGYLAGIGMTIGGVFGRIAGKGAANV; encoded by the coding sequence ATGAAAAAAGTCATAGTTATTGGTGGTGGAAATGCAGCGCTTTGTGCAGCAATAACAGCAGCACAAAATGGCGCAAAAGTTACAATACTTGAATCTGCACCAAAAGAGTTGAGAGGTGGAAACTCACAACATACTAGAAATATGAGAACATATCATCCAGAACCTACTAAAACTTTAGTAGAAAATTATCCTTTTGAAGAATATTATGAAGATTTACTTAAAGTTACAAAAGGTGAAACAAATCAAGAATTAGCAACTTTAGCTATAAAAAATTCAGTAGATTTATATCATTGGATGGAAAGTCTTGGTATAAATTTTCAACCAAGTTTAAAAGGAACACTTAGTTTATCTAGAACAAATGCTTTCTTTTTAGGTGGTGGAAAAACATTAGTAAATAGAGAATATCAAATCGCAAATGATTTGGGAGTTGAAGTTTTATATGAACATGAAGTTTTAAATGTAAAACTCAATAATAATATAGTTGAATATCTAGAAGTAAAGCTACCTAATTCACAAATAAAAAAGTTTAAAGCTGATGCTTATATAGCTGCAAGTGGTGGTTTTGAATCAAATAGAGACTGGTTAAGACAAGCATGGGGAGAACAATCAAAAAATTACTTGATTAGAGGTACAAAATTCAATCAGGGTAAAGTTTTAAAATCACTATTAACACAAGGAGTAAAAAAAGTAGGAAAAGAAGAACAAGGTCATGCAGTTGCTGTTGATGGAAGAGCACCTTTATATGATGGTGGAATTGTAACAAGACTTGATTGTGTTCCTTTTGGTATTGTTTTAAATGAAAAAGGAAATAGGTTTTATGATGAAGGTGAAGACTTTTGGCCTAAAAGATATGCGATTTGGGGAAGATTGGTTGCATCTCAACCAAACCAAGTTGGTCATGTAATAATTGATAGTAAAAGTTTTGACCTATTTATGCCTTCTGTATTTGAACCAACGAAGGCAGACACATTGGAAGAATTAGCAAAAAAACTAAATTTACCAGTAGAGCAAGTTACAAAAACAATAAATGAATTTAATGCTGCTGTTGTCGATGGAGAGTTTGATTTAACAAAACTTGATAATTGTAAAACAGAAGGTTTAGAAGTAAATAAAACTCACTGGGCTAGAAGAATTGATACTCCTCCATATTATGGTTACACTTTAAGACCTGGAGTTACTTTTACTTATCTTGGTGTAAAAATTGATAAAGATGCAAGAGTATATATGGAAGATGGAAAACCAATGACTAACCTATTTGCAACAGGAGAAATGGTTGCAGGAAATATTTTAAGCCAAGGTTATCTTGCAGGTATTGGTATGACTATTGGAGGAGTTTTTGGAAGAATTGCAGGTAAAGGAGCAGCAAATGTTTAG
- the rraA gene encoding ribonuclease E activity regulator RraA, with amino-acid sequence MYYKTADLCDMNQDKKIQVLSKDFKSYGGEKGFFGQIKTLKLNKSNWALIDMLKNTSGNNKIIVVDVEEAYFGIVGDILSSYAEKNNYQALIINGYVRDSIEIKKSNIGLYAIGTCPLRCFEKTDYKTEIELNFGNVYFNEGDYIYADEDGVIISSEKLNTTNVQKRH; translated from the coding sequence GTGTACTATAAAACAGCAGATTTATGTGATATGAATCAAGATAAAAAAATTCAAGTACTATCCAAGGATTTTAAATCTTATGGAGGGGAAAAAGGTTTTTTTGGTCAAATAAAGACTTTAAAACTTAACAAAAGCAATTGGGCTTTAATAGATATGTTGAAAAATACTTCAGGAAATAATAAAATAATAGTAGTAGATGTAGAAGAAGCCTATTTTGGAATTGTTGGAGATATATTATCTTCATATGCAGAAAAGAACAATTATCAAGCACTAATAATAAATGGTTATGTAAGGGATTCTATAGAGATTAAAAAAAGCAATATAGGTTTGTATGCAATTGGAACTTGTCCTTTAAGATGTTTTGAAAAAACAGACTACAAAACAGAAATTGAATTAAACTTTGGCAATGTTTATTTTAATGAAGGTGATTATATATACGCAGATGAAGATGGAGTTATAATATCATCAGAGAAATTAAATACTACAAATGTACAAAAGAGACATTAA
- a CDS encoding Bug family tripartite tricarboxylate transporter substrate binding protein: MNFIKLLIKSTLAIGMLVNIVNAKEVNFEGKTIEWTMPFKAGGGTDKWGRFYAPLLSKALPGNPVVVIKNMPGGGSTKGANFFAQRASKDGLSIFAASGSTQFPYLLDDRRVRYDYKKWEVVLASPTGGVVYIPSSLGVKTVKDLKNLKTTLKFGSQGATSLDLIPLLAFHILGLDVEPIFGMKGRKSGRLAFLRGETTIDYQTSTSYIKNVMPTIKNGNIVPLFSWGVLDEDGNLQRDPTFPNLPHFGEVYESIYGKKPSGSAFSAWKSFFTAGFSVQKMILLPKGVSKDVLETYQKAVKKVLNDENFKKLKTANLGIYDQAIGEKARKLKDLGTKVSKEDRQWIKNWLKESYNIRF, from the coding sequence ATGAACTTTATTAAATTATTAATAAAATCAACACTTGCAATAGGTATGTTAGTAAATATAGTTAATGCAAAAGAAGTAAATTTTGAAGGTAAAACTATAGAATGGACTATGCCATTTAAAGCTGGTGGAGGAACAGATAAATGGGGAAGATTTTATGCTCCATTATTATCAAAGGCTTTACCAGGAAATCCTGTAGTTGTTATAAAAAATATGCCAGGAGGTGGTTCGACAAAAGGTGCTAACTTCTTTGCACAAAGAGCATCAAAAGATGGTTTATCTATTTTTGCTGCATCGGGTTCTACACAATTTCCATATTTACTTGATGATAGAAGAGTAAGATATGATTATAAAAAATGGGAAGTTGTTTTAGCTTCTCCAACAGGTGGAGTTGTTTATATTCCTTCAAGTTTAGGTGTAAAAACTGTTAAAGATTTAAAAAACTTAAAAACAACATTAAAATTTGGATCACAAGGAGCTACTTCTTTAGATTTAATTCCACTTTTGGCTTTTCATATTTTAGGTTTAGATGTTGAACCAATATTTGGAATGAAAGGTAGAAAATCAGGTAGATTAGCATTTTTAAGAGGTGAGACGACAATAGATTATCAAACAAGTACATCATATATAAAAAATGTAATGCCGACAATAAAGAATGGAAATATTGTACCTCTATTTTCATGGGGTGTTTTAGATGAAGATGGTAATTTACAAAGAGATCCAACTTTCCCTAACTTACCTCATTTTGGAGAAGTATATGAAAGTATTTATGGTAAAAAACCATCAGGTAGTGCATTTAGCGCATGGAAAAGTTTTTTCACAGCAGGATTTTCTGTACAAAAAATGATTTTACTTCCAAAAGGAGTATCAAAAGATGTATTAGAAACTTATCAAAAAGCAGTTAAAAAAGTTTTAAATGATGAAAATTTCAAAAAACTAAAAACAGCAAATTTAGGTATATATGATCAAGCAATTGGTGAAAAAGCAAGAAAGTTAAAAGACCTTGGTACAAAAGTTAGTAAAGAAGATAGACAATGGATCAAAAATTGGCTTAAAGAGAGTTATAATATTAGATTTTAA
- a CDS encoding LOG family protein, whose amino-acid sequence MRVAVFCASGIGNNEIYLNEIKSLGKFFAKNNIELVYGGGKVGLMGAIADSVMQNGGKVYGVIPEQLEQKELSHTGITKLKVVKNMHERKAEMAANADAFVAFAGGAGTLEEIFEVWTWAQLGFHDKPCIFYNTNGYYDHLFDMINNMVKEGFLKEDYANMLIKTDNKEVMLKALKEYKAPIQKW is encoded by the coding sequence ATGAGAGTTGCAGTTTTTTGTGCTTCAGGTATAGGTAATAATGAAATATATTTAAATGAAATAAAATCATTGGGAAAATTTTTTGCCAAAAATAATATTGAATTAGTTTATGGTGGTGGAAAAGTAGGACTTATGGGTGCAATTGCTGATAGTGTTATGCAAAATGGTGGAAAAGTTTATGGTGTTATTCCTGAACAACTTGAACAAAAAGAATTATCTCATACTGGTATTACAAAATTAAAAGTTGTAAAGAATATGCATGAAAGAAAAGCAGAAATGGCAGCAAATGCTGATGCTTTTGTAGCTTTTGCTGGTGGTGCTGGAACATTAGAAGAGATATTTGAAGTTTGGACTTGGGCTCAACTTGGTTTTCATGATAAACCTTGTATTTTTTATAATACAAATGGATACTATGATCATCTTTTTGATATGATAAATAATATGGTAAAAGAGGGCTTCTTGAAAGAAGACTATGCTAATATGCTTATTAAAACTGATAATAAAGAAGTTATGTTAAAAGCATTAAAAGAGTATAAGGCGCCAATTCAAAAATGGTAA
- a CDS encoding polysaccharide deacetylase family protein → MLYATQIKQYKVVTGSFFYKDTYYSFLRSFYKNEKKYFLVVNEENLKTRIFKLSELSSIILTDNTNTKYKKLLKKYNTSFKLQNFGVTSIKTNKVYLTADLCPSSKKGYEDEFIKFFISRYYENSALNITFFVSGNWIKKHKDDFLELIRFQKQNKLNITWGNHTLTHYYNSSLPLNQNFLLKKGTNLKEEILNVEKILIENDVLPSILFRFPGLVSNEKIAKYVNTLGLIPVGSNAWLAKEQDIHDGSIILIHGNKNEPLGIKKAISIFKKNNFIFGSILNDLK, encoded by the coding sequence ATGCTATATGCAACTCAAATAAAACAATATAAAGTTGTAACCGGTTCTTTTTTTTATAAAGATACTTATTACTCTTTTTTACGTTCATTTTATAAAAACGAAAAAAAATATTTTTTAGTTGTAAATGAAGAAAATTTAAAAACACGTATTTTTAAACTATCAGAATTATCAAGTATAATATTAACAGACAATACAAATACAAAATATAAAAAATTACTAAAAAAATATAATACTTCTTTTAAATTACAAAACTTTGGAGTTACAAGTATTAAAACAAATAAAGTCTATCTTACTGCTGATTTATGTCCTTCTTCAAAAAAAGGATATGAAGATGAGTTTATTAAGTTTTTTATATCAAGATATTATGAAAATAGTGCTTTAAACATTACTTTTTTTGTATCTGGAAATTGGATAAAAAAACATAAAGATGATTTTTTGGAGTTGATTAGATTTCAAAAACAAAATAAGTTAAATATAACATGGGGAAATCACACTTTAACTCATTATTATAATTCAAGCCTTCCTTTGAATCAAAATTTTTTATTAAAAAAGGGAACAAATTTAAAAGAAGAGATTTTAAACGTAGAAAAAATACTAATTGAAAATGATGTATTACCTTCTATTTTATTTAGATTTCCTGGACTTGTTTCAAATGAAAAAATTGCAAAATATGTAAACACCCTTGGTTTAATTCCTGTTGGCTCAAATGCTTGGTTAGCAAAAGAACAAGATATTCATGATGGAAGTATTATACTTATTCATGGAAATAAAAATGAACCACTTGGTATAAAAAAGGCAATTTCTATTTTTAAAAAAAATAATTTTATTTTTGGTTCTATTTTAAATGATTTGAAATAA
- a CDS encoding ribosomal maturation YjgA family protein, translating into MIKDFKSLIISFLLFIILVCIALFVHDSFIRPFLGDSLVVIWLYFTFKTFLKVSSFWLSIFVLFIAYIIEFLQYIQILSFLGLEHIRILTIVFGSTFDINDILAYTLGWFVILFQIKYFPINTNNK; encoded by the coding sequence ATGATAAAAGATTTTAAATCGTTAATTATTAGTTTTCTTTTATTTATTATATTAGTTTGTATCGCTTTATTTGTGCATGATAGTTTTATAAGACCATTTTTAGGTGATTCTTTAGTTGTAATATGGTTATATTTTACATTTAAGACATTTTTAAAAGTATCATCTTTTTGGCTTTCAATTTTTGTTTTATTTATTGCTTATATTATTGAATTTTTACAATATATACAAATCCTTTCTTTTTTAGGTTTAGAACATATTCGAATACTTACAATTGTTTTTGGTTCAACATTTGATATAAATGATATTTTGGCTTATACTTTAGGTTGGTTTGTTATTTTATTTCAAATTAAATATTTCCCAATAAATACTAATAATAAATAA